The Setaria viridis chromosome 6, Setaria_viridis_v4.0, whole genome shotgun sequence genome includes the window GCGCAGCGAGAGGTGGTCCAGCTCCGGGAGCTTCCCCATCTCGACATGATATACAGTCCCTGAAACATTCCATGAGGTAACTTCAGGCATTGCGAAAAGGGCCAAATCCGTTCTGCAGGAGTGGGCGCAAAAGGGCTTCCGCCGCGTACCAGTGTTCTTGGAGATTGTGAGGTGTTTGAGACGGTCGCCGCCTTGCATCGAGATCCAGGAGAAGCCCTGGACCTCGAGGGACTCGACGCGGGGCGCGGCGAGCCTGAGCGAGCAGTTGCCGCCACCAACGAAGTCGAGCCGGCACCGCTCGAGCAGGGGGAGCGAGATGaccgcctcgccggcgcacTCGCACCCCAGCAGCGCGAGGTCGGTGAGGTTGGGGcacgcggcgacggcgccgttgACCACGGCCTCCCCGAGCTCGGTGCCGATAATCTCCAACACGCGGAGCCGCTCCATCCGGCCCCACGCGGGCGGGCGCGTCATGGTGAGCCCCCAGAGCCTGAGCTCCTCGAGGCCCGCGGCCACGCCGATGCAGTCGAGGTGGCCCGacttgtcggcggcggcggagtccaCCCGCAACTCGAGGACGCGCAGcgtggcggcgcgcgccgcgagCCAGCGCGGGAGCAGGGAGGCCGAGAAGGGGCAGTAGACGACGAGCTCctcgaggcgcgcggcggcggcgaccatccGGCcgatggcgtcgtcggccgcggccacggccgacgacgacgccgaccCGCCCGACGCGGCCTCGAAGGCGCCCCGCGGGAAGTAGAGAGACGGGAGGTAGGGCACGCAGCCGCGCCAGcagcgggcgacggcggcgcacgCCGCCACGTCGCGGGCGTTGCTGAGCTGCGAGAGGATGTGCTGCACGACGCCGTCGGGGAGCGCATCCATGCCGCCGTCGAACTCCATGCGCGGATTGCGCCTCGGCGGATTggctgctggcggcggccggacgggaTGGGGAGCGGATCGGGCGAGGAGCGGGGTGCGGGGAGCGTGCTCGATTCGTCCGTGTGAGGATGGAAATGGGGGAGGAGGGTTCGAAATTTAAAAGGGGGAGAGGGAAATCGGAGGTGGGGGGAGCCGCGGCGTGGGGAGGATTTTGGATTTCGAAATTTGGGCGACCGTTCGGAAGGGATTCGGAGGGGGGGGATTTCCGTGGCGTTCGAACTTTGAAACCTTGGGATGGTGGGATTGGGAGGTTTTGGAGGGTCCCCTTTTTCGAGTTGGCGCTTGCAGCttggcggcgcggggcgcgtgCGCGGCTGGCCGCGTGGGGTCATTCGTTTTCCGCCGCGCGCTGGGGTGGGGTTGGTGGCGAGAGAGGCGCGGGAGCGCAAGTTTTCCTGGGCAGGCCGAGCTAGTTTATTCGTGGGCCGATGCAGAAACGATGTGACCTCGCGTGATGGGCTTGgtcattttctttttgttctggGAAGCAAAAATTGTTCCAggtttctaaaaaaaagtagcGAACCGCGCGTGAGTGTAGTAGATGGGCCAAGCCCCTGATTTCTCGCATGCTGGTTTCCAACGAAGCTAAGGGCACCAGCAATGTAACGTAGGGTACCGCATCTAGTCCTAACTTGGATCCCACATGGATGTGATGTTACTTGCTATATTGTGTAGGAACGAGCTGTTTGAATCCATGCGTGGGACCTGCTTATTAAAAAAAGAGCTGCTCGGTTAAACTTGAATCGGCGGTGCTGTTGAGTTGGACGTGGTATACTTGCATCAGACTTTGGTGCCACAGTTTTGAGTTATTtatgtcctgtttggcatgactccagcTCTGGATGGAGCTGCTCTACTTCAGAACTCAGGTagagtcagctccactccagaactccagaaataaaattaggtgtttggctagatgggtactctcaactccaaaaaaatcgatttcagtgttgattgccattgttgcccccaattcaggccccacttgtcatcctctccccctcctttcttcctcctttctttttccctctGTCTCTCTGTCGTTGCCCACTGGTCACCGTTGCCACGGTCGCACCTAGCTCCTCCCTCAATCTCCTCCTCACTTCCGGCCGCCGATCAGTGGAGAACGAGCTGCCGGCGTCAGGTGCCCACAGTGTCAGCCTCAACGACCTCTCTCCCCGCGGCCGCTGCCTTGGACCTACCGTTGCCGCCATCCCCGCCGTCGACGGTGGCTACCGCCCGGGGGAGTCCTTCGCATGCAACTACTGCCATCGCAGGTTCTACAGCTCGCAGGCGCTGGGCGGCCACCAGAACGCGCAC containing:
- the LOC117859858 gene encoding F-box protein At1g10780: MEFDGGMDALPDGVVQHILSQLSNARDVAACAAVARCWRGCVPYLPSLYFPRGAFEAASGGSASSSAVAAADDAIGRMVAAAARLEELVVYCPFSASLLPRWLAARAATLRVLELRVDSAAADKSGHLDCIGVAAGLEELRLWGLTMTRPPAWGRMERLRVLEIIGTELGEAVVNGAVAACPNLTDLALLGCECAGEAVISLPLLERCRLDFVGGGNCSLRLAAPRVESLEVQGFSWISMQGGDRLKHLTISKNTGTVYHVEMGKLPELDHLSLRGVQWSWGAISSVLQCASEVKHLVMKVEFCGDIDQLQPFPEIDLVQFFNSHTKLCKFEIHGAMFAALCQKNSLKNLDSRFVIPCLEQVLVTVRSPLNAEQKLSTLESLVRYSVRLRRMIIRISQMKNCHEAADDFFAEICKFTYMNSESVCIE